The following DNA comes from Trueperaceae bacterium.
ACCGTCCCCATCGCGAAGTCGTTGAGGCCCTGCGTGGAGGTGGCCTCGCGGGCCGACAGGTGGTCGGCGAGGAGGGCGCTGCCCGCGACGTAGGCGAGGTTCCAGCCGTAGCCGAGCAGGAACAACGCGACGAAGATCGGGACGAACCCGGGCGAGAGGGGCGCCAGGACGGTCGAGAGGAGCAACACCGCCCCGCCGGCGAGGAGGACCGGGAGGCGGCCGAAGCGATCGACGAAGATGCCGGACAGGATCGAGAAGGCGAACATGCCGAGGGTGTGCCCGGAGATCACGAGCGAAATGAGCGACAGGGCGTGGTCGTGCCGGTCCATGTGCAGGCTGGTGATCGCCATCAGCATCACCATCACGCCCTGCGCCAGCACCAGCGTCGCGATCGCGGTCGCCACCCCCGGGTCGCGCAGCAGCCGCGCCAGCGGGCGGGCCGGGAGCGCGTCGCGGTCGGGGGGCGCGTCCGCGCCTCCGTCGGCCGTGCCGACGGCCGGCGCTTCGCGGCGCACGGCCAGGCGCGACGGTTCGGGCCGCAACAGTAGGTGGAACGAGGCGGCGGCCAGGATCAGGAAGATCGTGGCGGCGACGAACGGCCCCGTCAGGGTCCCGAGCCCCACCGCCGCGGACCACGCGCCGCTGGGCGCGACGACGGCGGGGCCGACGACCGACCCGACGGTGCCGCCCGTCACGACGATCGCGACGGCCCGCCCGCGCCGCGCGAACGGCACGATCTCCGCGGCGGTGAAGCGGGCGAGCCGCACCGCGGCGTTCCCCGTGCCGGCCAGCACGAGGGCCGGCAGCAGCCACGCGAAGGCGCCGGCCGCGACGGCGAGGGCGGCGGCGGCCATGCCGAGCGTCCCCAGGAGGGCGGCGACCGTCATGCCGCGGCGGCGTC
Coding sequences within:
- a CDS encoding MFS transporter; translation: AIVGAELAGRAALAGAPAAAFQFGGAGTALLVGWMLGRLGRRRGMTVAALLGTLGMAAAALAVAAGAFAWLLPALVLAGTGNAAVRLARFTAAEIVPFARRGRAVAIVVTGGTVGSVVGPAVVAPSGAWSAAVGLGTLTGPFVAATIFLILAAASFHLLLRPEPSRLAVRREAPAVGTADGGADAPPDRDALPARPLARLLRDPGVATAIATLVLAQGVMVMLMAITSLHMDRHDHALSLISLVISGHTLGMFAFSILSGIFVDRFGRLPVLLAGGAVLLLSTVLAPLSPGFVPIFVALFLLGYGWNLAYVAGSALLADHLSAREATSTQGLNDFAMGTVSATASLLGGVVFAAYGFGVMSAAGAVGSVLLLAGALAYGARLRRARRAAPAS